A genomic region of Amphiura filiformis chromosome 6, Afil_fr2py, whole genome shotgun sequence contains the following coding sequences:
- the LOC140154790 gene encoding density-regulated protein-like yields MAEADVAAERGEGDGAETAPKLGGKKPGVTYPLKVLYCGECSMPPEYCEYYPGYEQCKAWLEKNCPDLLEQLTMDDTEDGDGKKKSKAQKRGGRGVIKTKKKSEPQKVTINRVTRNKRKYVTVIRGLSTHDIDLRKASKAFSNKFSCGASVTGDDEIVIQGDVTYDLIDFIPEHWPEIDEDAIEDLGDMKR; encoded by the exons ATGGCAGAAGCCGATGTTGCAGCAGAACGAGGTGAAGGGGATGGAGCGGAAACTGCACCAAAGCTAGGAGGCAAAAAACCAGGGGTTACATATCCACTCAAAGTCCTGTATTGTGGAG AATGTAGTATGCCACCGGAATACTGTGAATATTACCCTGGTTATGAGCAGTGCAAGGCCTGGTTAGAGAAGAACTGTCCTGACTTGCTTGAACAACTCACTATGGATGATACAGAGGATGGAGATGGGAAAAAGAAATCCAAGGCTCAAAAGAGAG GTGGTAGAGGAGTTATCAAGACAAAGAAGAAGAGCGAACCACAAAAG GTTACAATAAACAGAGTAACACGGAATAAACGCAAATATGTCACAGTCATAAGGGGTCTTAGCACACATG ACATAGACCTGCGAAAAGCCTCCAAAGCATTCTCCAACAAGTTCTCCTGCGGAGCTTCAGTGACGGGAGATGATGAGATTGTCATCCAAGGTGATGTCACATATGATCTAATAGACTTCATACCGGAACACTGGCCAGAG ATTGATGAAGATGCGATAGAAGACCTTGGGGATATGAAAAGGTGA